ACTGAAAAGGAGAGGCTGACAGCGAGCTGGGGACACTGCTAGGGTTGGGTAAGTATAATGTCCTTATTTCTTTCCCACCACTGACTGCTctacctgtttgttttttttataatcggatggagtacccctttaagtttcctctTCATTATGGATTGGTGCTTTTAATAATTGCATTGTTAAACATAGGTGTTTGCATAGTGGTTGACCCCAATGTGATTTGCCTAATATAGACAGCTGTATTAGGGGCCACATTCCCTACACATATATGTAGGAAACACCTCCAATATATAGCACTAACagcatttatttgtatagcacctaTGTAATACACCAGTCTGTACACTccccaaaaaaatgtaaaaaaaagttgcagtATTACCTCTGTTATGTTAAGACAGGTATAATCATACCCATACCAGGGGACACCCATCACAAGCTTCTTAGAATCGATGCCGATATTCACAAACTGCTCGTAACCTACAAGAGATGGAGAATATTGATAAGAATATATGATGAAATAGGAAAACTGATAAAAACTTCTATttgctagttaaaggggtattccagaagaAAAATAAAGTTTTCATATTAACTAGCGCcactaagttatatagatttctaaattacttctattaaaaaatctccagtcttccagtacttagtagctgctgtatgtcctgcagaaagtggtgtattctctccagtctgacacagtgctctctgctgccacctctgtccatgtcaggaactgtccagagcaggagcaaatccccacagaaaacctctcctgcactggacagttcctgacatggacagaggtggcagcagagagcactgtcagactggaaagaatacaccacttcctgcaggacatacagcagctgataagtactggaagactggagatttttaattagaagtaatttgaaactttctccagagtactcctttaattgaACATTTTTTGTTTCTGGGGTTGCAGGGCGACAACTATGTTCTTCATTGTATCTTACACAAGAATTACAAGTATAAACTCCTGATAGAAGTTCTGGGTGACTGTCAGTCTAGACAAGATGTAATCTGTAGGGGTTATAGGTtatattacaaatctgaataCTAGTGGGCAGAGTACACTGAGatgatattaataataataataataaataataatatatttatttagcaCAAAGAATCTGTGATCCATATACCCCCACCCCCTGCTTCCCCAGCCCATATGATCCCAGTATTTGAAGACTAACCATTGATAGTTTGGTTGAATGGTGCGttcgctcctgcaatacactcaGTCCAGATCTGGGATTGTTCATCATAGGACATAACAAACAAGAAGTCGCACAGCTCCGCTATGGCCGTATAGTTATAGCAACGGACGTCAATGCAGTTAGGAGACCAGGCGACATCAAAGGTCACCTACAACAGTGTGAACACAGGACAGGAGATAAAGAGTCATAACACAATAAATACAAGTGATACACATTGTGAGAATATCTGAATATTCCAATCAGTTAATACGTGGGAAATTCACAATCCTTATGCATTATTATTTCTGTACAGAGCAGGTGTAGTTTACGTAAACCATAACAAATTAGATGCAGgaaaggccacgcctcctctctgccatgacacagtacttccagtacttatcatctgctgtatgtcctgtaggaagtggcgtattctctccagtctgccacctctgtccatgacaggaactgcccacagcagtagcaaatccccatagaaaacctctcctgctctggacagttcctgacatggacagaggtggcagcagagagcactgtgtcagactggagagaatacaccccttcctgtaaGACAATTAATCAGAATTTTGACTTTGGAGAAACTGCTCCACTTTTTCCTTGGACCAGTTGCAATAAATGTCTCCAACATTGCGTTTATAAagttacttaaagggattctccaagattacaaaaaaaaaacaacatacagctactttcttgcacttctgtcctcaggctgtgtatggtattacaattcagctcccttcacttcaatggaactgttcTGCAAAACCCTACACCCAAActactgaggacaagaatggcgCTGTACCTGGAAGAaaccccttttaggctatgtttacactacatatgagaccggccgttccgtgactccggccgggtcacggaacgcccggtctgAGCCCGGATCATCACTGCCGgttcttaagtaccggccggatgatctttcctccgtggagctctgatgcgggcgcatcagcgcacgcccgcatcagagcttcccatagcccacagtgaagcaagcggccggagccgctcgcttcactgtgtgaactgtcaggaCCTTCTGTGGGCGGAAtccattgaattccgtccgcaaataatggacctgttagttgtttgcggcgccgtatgggaaccggccagagcgtatacaatgtgtgtacgctccggccgggatcccatagcaaataatgctatgttccaccccgcaaatctacggctgtagttctgcagcgaaaactacggccgtagatttacgtagtgtgaacatagccctaagttgTTTATCTCTGCCTGCAAAATGGTGTTTCATTGACAATAAACTTTGCAGCATATAGCAGTTTTTATGTCAATAAGATGCTCAGTGCAGAGCTGTTAATATAGGCAATTCAGCCATTGTACACAGAGCCCAGTCAGGGCAGGGACAGGTTAAACAAACAGCACCTTAGATCTTACCAAACAGTTCAAAGGTGTCTATGAGCTAAATGGATAAAATCAGGTATGTTTTCTTAAAAATGTTATCTAAAAAGTTTTGACTGGTCATGGTCTCAGTGTCAAGACCCCCGTCGACTGCCAGATATAGTATGTGGCAGAGTAGGAGACAGGCTGCATTGCAGGAGTATGGATAACAGTCATACAATATAACATAAGCCAGTCTGACAACAGAAGCTTAACTGTAGTCTGTTTCCAAGGGCAACCAGAAGtcagttgaatttttttttttatgtacatcaAAACTGAACTAATCCTCACCTGTGAGCCCGGGATCTCTCTATGAAAAGCCTCTGTGGTTTCCTTCACCAGTGCAGTTAGTGCATGATATTCCGCAGTACCATCCAACACCGGCTGTTCTATATCCAGGTTTATTCCATCCATATACTGAGCCTTCGCCAGCTCCACTTTCTCTGCTATCCAGGCAGCTCTTGCATTGCAATCTACAATATCCTTCAATGGGACGTCTCCTGTAACAAAGGGTCAGGGTCACCTATGGAGGAGGCCATCAAAGTGATCTTGGCTGGGGGTCACTTGCTGGTACATAACACTGAATCCATATAGGTGCCCCTTAACCATtgtatagagcaggggtgtcataCTCAGGCCCTGCAGCTtgggctttccaggcatgatgggaattgtagttttgtaacagctggagggcctgagtttgacacctgtgcactATAGTAATAGTAGCTGCAACACTAGGACATCCCCCACTAACTGCACAAAATGTAAacctagttttaaaggggttctccggtgaaaatctttttctttcaaatcaactggtatcagaaagttatatagattcgtaatttatttctatttatctccagtcttccagtacttatcagctgctgtatgtcctgcaggatgtggtgtattctatccagtctgacacagcgctctctgctgccacctctgtccatgtcaggaactgtccagagcagcagaaaatccccatagaaaacctctcctgctctggacagttcctgacatggacagaggtggcagcagagagcactgtgtcagactggaaagaatacaccaaacTCCTTTAATTAGACCTTTATATAATATATCAATATACAAACATTTATACTGTGACCTTTATCCCTGTTTAATCAACTAGTTACACACACTTACCCTTCAGGACAAATCGAGCACCTTTGGAGTGGGCGAAGCACATGAGCTCCGGGTCATACGGCGCAAACAGAGCGACTGTGGTGACGTGGTCCCAGTCATAGTTCTTCCAGTTTTTCCCTCTGACATAAAACACATAGACCTGGTAGAAGATATAGAACATTCAGCACTTATAATGGGACCATTatgtaatattaaagggaacctgtcaccccagtgccggggtgacaggctcccgacccccccgttagagccccctatacttacctaatcccgctgggtcccgcttctggaggtggtcgggtgatggagatctcagccgctgcagcccggcgcgcgagctgagagatgagtccaacacccatagagaatgacaggagagtccagcgggGGGTAACAGGTTCACTTAAgtataccccccaaaaaaatcatttaaatcaactagtgccagagatttttcatctacttttatttaaaaaaatctcaagtcttccagtacttatcagctgctgtatgtcctgcaggaagtggtgtagtctctccagtctgacacagtgctctctgctgccacctctgtccatgtcaggaactgtccagagcaaaaaagaggttttctattgggatttgctgctgctctggaccatTCCTgagatagacagaggtggcagcagagagcactgtgtcagacagcagataatacaccacttcctccaggacatacagcagctgataagtactggaacactggggattttttaatagaagtaaattacaaatctctggcactgtctggcaccagttgatttgaaagaaatgtttgtttgtttttttgggtgaacaaccccagTCAGATGTTCCATGCTGCCCAAACGACATTGTAAACCTGCATCTTATTCACTGTGATTTTAGTGCATTATGTGAATTGCATTTTGCATTGCACTTAGTGCATTCTAGAtttagggtgcaaacacacacacagtatacgcagcttagttactgctgtgatacgcagcaaatacgcagcagatatgcagcagattagatctaaataactgaacacagcatcaaatctgaaccaccaagtctgctgcagatctgctgcgtatacggtgtgtgtttgtaccctgaaggtGATAAATCTGCTACACGTAGACTCGGCCATAGCTGCTGCCTGCAGACAAGTAGCTCCATAGACACGACACATCACAAAACTTCCCAACAATCACAGCAGAACAATCAGGAAGTTACACAAACAGCACATGATACATTGTAACCGGCGCTGATACATAATAACACATTGTACCTCAAAGTCCCGGGTGTCCTGGATGGGTTGGCATAGAGCGGGGTCAGAGCAGGGGCAATCACCCCAACAGAGAGAAGCCCCTAGAAAGAGGAGCAGCCCCCGCAGCGTGCACCCATACATCCTCCCTGTATATCATCCAGCAGGGGAATGAGCCGGCTACCTCCTATATAGGGAAgtaacagaggaggaggaggaggagggaggtgttATGTAAGCAGAGGGGATGGGTTAGGTTCACAATGGGTGGATTTGCATTACTTACATgatagtaagggtacaaacacacacggcatatacgctgcgtatttactgctgcgatacgcagcagatatgcagcagattagatctaaataactgaacacagtatcaaatctgctgcgtatctgctgtgtgtgtttgtaccctaataatatCAGAAAACAGGCGTGTGATCCGCATCACCTTGTTGGCTGCATCAGAATCTGGGCCCAATGGGGAGTCCACTGCTGGGCCAGATTTATTTTGGTTAAAAAGGTTATCACAAAATGACTATCTTTTAAAAGTAAAGGTCATAGATGTCTACTTGATTTGAGCCTGACCACTGGGACCTTCACCGATCACTAGGACTGGGGTCCCTTACACCTtattggatgtaactgcactgtaatcacttttgGTGTGTGGAGCCTGTGCggagctgggtctacctctatatagtgactgtatgaGGTCATACTGGTCTTTGTACAATGGATTATCTTCAGtaacagtggtggtgttagtcagtatgtggtggtgttagtcagtatgtggtggtgttagtcagtatgtggtggtaatatttgtcccttgtaaactggtactgttcacattattggtcttagtatactggatttggtcagtaacagtgtgagggTGATAGTAGTGGTTATGGCATGGCGGTAATAGTTGCCACTGGTATTATTGTTAATATTGGTCTCGGTATAaaggatttggtcaataacagtgtgtatatatatatatatatatatatatatatatatatatatatatatatatattaacattaGTTTAGGACAACGGTTAATGGCTTTATGGTTGGACGAGGAAGCGACAGCCcaatgctatggggcccagccaattCTACTTACGTTCCTGCTTAGTCGTTGACCCCACTTTCAGACAGCTCTATTAGGATCTCCAATCCCTGTATGTATGCAGGAAACACCTCCAATATATAGCACTAATAGAATTTATTTGTATGGCACCTATTTATTACACTAGTCTGTACACTCCCCATAAAgttatgtaaaaaacaaatatattttattCCTTTTTCCCCAGTGTtacctttgttaaaggggttatccagcgctacaaaaacatggccactttcttccagagacagccccactctagtctccagcttgggtgggggtttgctgctcagtttcattaaagtgaatggagcttaattgcaaaccgcacctgaacttgagacaagagtcgtgttgtctctgaaagaaagtggccatgtttttgtagcactggataacccctttaagttatgacAGATGTAGTCATATCCATACCAGGGAACGCCCATCACAAGCTTCTTAGGATCGATGCCGATATTAATAAACTGCTCGTAACCTACAAAGGAGATGTTATAAAGTTTACTGAATTGCTTCCGGAGTTAAAACTACAGAATGTTCTTCCTTGTAGCTTACACAAGGCTCTACAAGCATAAACTCCTGATAGAAGTTCTCTGGGACTGTCAGTGACTCATTATGGTTGACAGGATGAGGATCCATTGGCTCCCCGCCCTGACAGAccttcttgtggccgcaggcagcattGTGTCTTTGGCCAAAAGAAGCCGCTCTCTTCCCCAGTgcttgcagagcagggagagaggccaAATAACTGCAGCCAGGGGTGAgtagggctttttttttattatacaggtagatgcctacatggggggagacAACCActggcctaactgctatatgagaTAACAgatggggcctaactactatattgggtcACAGgcggggcctaactactatatgggattacagatgaggcctaactactatgtgaagGGCACAGacggggcctaactactatatgggattaCAGAtggggcctagctactatattggGTCACAGacggggcctaactactatatggaattACAGA
The nucleotide sequence above comes from Dendropsophus ebraccatus isolate aDenEbr1 chromosome 8, aDenEbr1.pat, whole genome shotgun sequence. Encoded proteins:
- the LOC138799838 gene encoding di-N-acetylchitobiase-like, whose translation is MYGCTLRGLLLFLGASLCWGDCPCSDPALCQPIQDTRDFEVYVFYVRGKNWKNYDWDHVTTVALFAPYDPELMCFAHSKGARFVLKGDVPLKDIVDCNARAAWIAEKVELAKAQYMDGINLDIEQPVLDGTAEYHALTALVKETTEAFHREIPGSQVTFDVAWSPNCIDVRCYNYTAIAELCDFLFVMSYDEQSQIWTECIAGANAPFNQTINGYEQFVNIGIDSKKLVMGVPWYGYDYTCLNITEDNECRIEKKPFRGAECSDAVGTQVPYRTIMKQVNDSLTGRLWDDVQKAPFYNYKDTKGNIHQVWYDDPQSISLKAAYIKKLGLRGIGMWNGDLLDYSDDPIVRQQTAAMWKALLP